A genome region from Deinococcus humi includes the following:
- a CDS encoding DUF3846 domain-containing protein: MTPTLRVIYPDGRQDVTEIGPETDTLSLLRAAVGGWIEYLPAHYHALNSHEVVINEEGLIHNLPPNWIGSRLIGLDLTQYPPLHGPIVIVPHDPADGPSPAKQRQQATSPDSLVHLYARALEGDPAALTALGVNRPEDIAVIDARPQMRHFLYALYPDGRTERRDLEPLEEGRRWIAERLGVGQRLPPHTQQVSAYAVISSVAPRDPRPNSVAHAALGLSVTPCGPVVLIPTGTADPSPIHQRLDEALNGGKEACEALGLLLDWVT; the protein is encoded by the coding sequence ATGACCCCCACCCTGCGAGTGATTTACCCCGACGGACGGCAAGACGTGACCGAGATCGGCCCGGAGACCGACACCCTGAGCCTGCTCAGGGCAGCAGTGGGCGGCTGGATCGAGTACCTTCCCGCCCATTACCACGCCCTCAACAGTCATGAAGTGGTGATCAACGAGGAAGGACTGATCCACAACCTGCCCCCCAACTGGATCGGCAGCCGCCTCATCGGACTGGACCTGACCCAGTATCCGCCGCTGCATGGCCCCATCGTGATTGTTCCGCATGACCCCGCTGACGGCCCCAGCCCTGCCAAGCAACGCCAGCAGGCCACTTCTCCTGACAGTTTGGTCCATCTGTACGCCCGCGCCCTGGAAGGTGACCCGGCTGCCCTGACGGCCCTGGGGGTGAATCGTCCCGAGGACATCGCGGTGATCGACGCCCGCCCCCAGATGCGCCACTTTCTGTATGCGCTTTACCCGGATGGACGAACCGAACGGCGTGACCTGGAACCCCTTGAAGAGGGGAGGCGCTGGATTGCTGAGCGGCTGGGCGTAGGTCAGCGCCTGCCGCCGCACACCCAGCAGGTCTCGGCCTACGCGGTGATTTCCAGCGTCGCTCCCCGTGACCCGCGTCCCAACAGTGTGGCCCACGCCGCGCTGGGCCTGTCGGTCACACCCTGCGGCCCGGTGGTCTTGATTCCCACCGGTACGGCAGACCCGTCCCCAATACATCAGCGCCTGGATGAAGCTTTGAACGGTGGGAAGGAGGCATGTGAGGCGCTTGGGCTGCTCCTGGACTGGGTCACTTGA
- a CDS encoding molecular chaperone DnaJ: MTYFQHITDTADLKAAYRQLCKQYHPDKGGSTQQMQAINNDYEAAMTRLLNAKPDEEYGEDKWYKSRAEEAEVEARVRAAVEKIAHLDGLDIEIVGAWVWVGGDTRTHKDALKAADYWFMGKRKMWAFKGKFSRGRSNTSMEELREKYGSEKVHTRSRSLKAV; the protein is encoded by the coding sequence ATGACCTACTTCCAGCACATCACCGACACCGCCGACCTGAAGGCCGCTTACCGTCAGCTTTGCAAGCAGTATCACCCGGACAAAGGCGGCAGCACACAGCAGATGCAGGCCATTAACAATGACTACGAAGCCGCCATGACGCGGCTTCTGAACGCCAAGCCGGACGAGGAATACGGTGAGGACAAGTGGTACAAGAGCCGCGCTGAAGAAGCCGAGGTGGAGGCCAGGGTCAGGGCCGCCGTGGAGAAAATCGCGCACCTGGACGGATTGGACATTGAGATCGTCGGGGCGTGGGTCTGGGTGGGCGGCGATACCCGGACCCATAAGGACGCGCTGAAGGCCGCCGATTACTGGTTCATGGGTAAGCGGAAGATGTGGGCGTTCAAGGGCAAATTCAGCCGGGGCCGCAGCAACACCAGCATGGAGGAACTGCGCGAGAAGTACGGCAGCGAAAAGGTACACACCCGCTCGCGCTCTCTGAAAGCCGTGTAA